ACGATCAGTACATGAAACTTGAATTTTTGGGTGAGCATGGAGGAGAAGATACTTCCGATCAGAACTCCTGCCCCGAAGGCTACCCCTAATAGAATGGAATATTCCTCATAAGAATCGGGAGCCAATTTATACTTCAATATAAAGATAGGAATTACCGAGAATCCGCCATTCACAATTCCGAATACAACAAACCCGCCTATCAACGATAAAAGGAGCTTATGGTTCAGGATATACTTCATGCCAGCTGTAAAATCTTTTGCGACAGATTGAATGTTCAAATCCTTCCAGGAATGCTTCCCATTTGGAAGCCGGACTTCTTCCGGGATGACACATTTCCTGATCAAGATTGCCGAAATCACAAATGTAACGAAATCCACCGCAAGGGCACCGTAAATCCCGGCGGTCCAATAGACAAAGATGGCAACGGCATTTCCGAGCAGCATAAACAAGCTCATCACCATTTGATTAAGTCCGGCAGCAGTAGAATAATCATCCTTTGAGAGTACCCCCTGGAGGATTCCTTGTTCCGCCGGGAAGAAAAATTTCTGGACACCACTTCTTAGGAAGAGAACCGTAAAGATGAGCGGAAGCCAGCCTATGAAGATGGCACCGAATAATAATAATGTAAGAATAGAACTGATCGTATCACAGTGATAGGCAATTTTCTGGCGGTCCAACCTATCAGCGAATACGCCTACAAGGAAAAACACTAGAAGAGTCGGTAGTGAATACATCATTTCCGTAATCGATGCATACACGGGCTGCTCAGAAAAGCGATCCAGCAGATAAAACATAAACGCTGTCAGGCCAATCACACTTCCCATATGCGAAGTAAAGTTAGCGAAGAATAATTTTAAAAATATTGGATTCTTAAAGATTTCAATCATTTTTTTCATAACATCCGTCCCCCATCAATAAGTAACTATCTTTATCATATGGAAATGATCTTAAGGACAGTAGGGGCTTCTGGTGGTTTTTCCCTCCGTCTCGGGTCGGATAAGGTTTAGGCGCCTCTGCAGAAACGGGAATGATTTTTCGTTTCGCAGATAAAAGGCAGATTTCACAAGCATCGCTCCAATCGATCATTCAAATTCAATAAAAATAGCCCGGACCATCAAGGCTCCGGGCTATCCTTTCTTTCCATCACTGTTCAAATGTCCCTTTCACGATCGCTTCCCCGTTTTTCACCATCAATTTCCCTCTGGCGAAAACCGTATTCACGTCAAGGGTTTCCTGATCCAAAAGGACAAGGTCAGCATCCTTTTCAACTTCCACGCGACCTTTTTGCTTTAGTTTCAGGATCTTCGCAGGATTCGAGGTAATGACCCTGATCGCTGTTTCCAAAGGGATGTTTTCCTTCAGAACGGCATCCTTCACTTCTTCATAGAGGCTTGACACCTGACCGATCTGCAGTCCGATCAGCTCTCCATCACGATCAAAATTCGGCAGACTTGCTTGTCCATCTGAGGTATAGGTGATTTGTTCCACCGGTACGCCCGCATCTAGCATGCGTTTAAGCGCTTGACTGCATTTGACTTCCCCGTCTTCCAGAAACTGAGGGATGGTACTTGTTGTAAAGTCTACATAGCCGCCTTTAAGGGCATACTGGATCCCTGCTTCAAAAAGATGGGCATTCCGGTTGATGTGAGTCGGATAGAACTGCTTGATCGGAATATCCGTCGTCTCGACAATCTCTTCCAGCAGGTTCAGGTGATCATAACTATCCCCGACGTGGATATTGACAATCCCGGCTTTCCCTGACAACATCCCTCCGATCCTTGCAGCGGAAGTAATTTTCGCCAACTCGTTAACCGTCGGCTGAGATGAGCGATGATCGGCAATCGCCACTTCACCCACCCCAATGATTCTATCCACTAAGATGATATCATCCTCAATCTTCCCGGTAAGTGTTTTCAAAGGTACCTGGTATGAACCGGTTTGCGTATAACAGGTTATCCCTTCTTCCTCAAGCCCCTTCGC
The DNA window shown above is from Rossellomorea vietnamensis and carries:
- a CDS encoding MFS transporter: MKKMIEIFKNPIFLKLFFANFTSHMGSVIGLTAFMFYLLDRFSEQPVYASITEMMYSLPTLLVFFLVGVFADRLDRQKIAYHCDTISSILTLLLFGAIFIGWLPLIFTVLFLRSGVQKFFFPAEQGILQGVLSKDDYSTAAGLNQMVMSLFMLLGNAVAIFVYWTAGIYGALAVDFVTFVISAILIRKCVIPEEVRLPNGKHSWKDLNIQSVAKDFTAGMKYILNHKLLLSLIGGFVVFGIVNGGFSVIPIFILKYKLAPDSYEEYSILLGVAFGAGVLIGSIFSSMLTQKFKFHVLIVAGLVISGTFIIAASFAPTTWLFLMIIFIAALGLPLVNIAIGGWMPSIIDPKMMGRVQGWINPLMMLSQSITLGVIAMTFPSVITVEMLYWLVGGCLLIVAVFYTIILPKYVKEEEPHSAVLNS
- the iadA gene encoding beta-aspartyl-peptidase, with translation MLTLIQNGEVYAPAYLGKKDILLVGDKIGFIEDKIELPGQFVDIKVVDATGKYVVPGFIDSHVHIMGGGGEGSFRTRTPEIQLTQATLSGITTLVGVIGTDGTTRTMASLIAKAKGLEEEGITCYTQTGSYQVPLKTLTGKIEDDIILVDRIIGVGEVAIADHRSSQPTVNELAKITSAARIGGMLSGKAGIVNIHVGDSYDHLNLLEEIVETTDIPIKQFYPTHINRNAHLFEAGIQYALKGGYVDFTTSTIPQFLEDGEVKCSQALKRMLDAGVPVEQITYTSDGQASLPNFDRDGELIGLQIGQVSSLYEEVKDAVLKENIPLETAIRVITSNPAKILKLKQKGRVEVEKDADLVLLDQETLDVNTVFARGKLMVKNGEAIVKGTFEQ